A region from the Myxococcus stipitatus genome encodes:
- a CDS encoding OAM dimerization domain-containing protein, protein MVKPSKQIIRPYGDRRDDGVVQLSFTLPVPLSEKAKEAAAVFTRKMGFSDVKVAAAERAADNYTFFIVYARSGMYLDYAEIDVPEVVVKKMSFDDLNAFIKEKVGRRIVVFGACTGTDTHTVGIDAILNMKGYAGDYGLERYPWFEAFNLGSQVPNEDLIKKAMAKNADAILVSQVVTQRDVHKDNSRHFIDAAKAAGIHGKVQLLLGGPRVDHKLALELGFDAGFGPGTKPSDVANYIVHALLKKEGKEPQDMHYQGEPK, encoded by the coding sequence ATGGTGAAGCCGAGCAAGCAGATCATCCGTCCCTACGGGGACCGCCGGGACGACGGCGTGGTGCAGCTGTCGTTCACGCTGCCGGTGCCCTTGTCGGAGAAGGCCAAGGAGGCGGCCGCCGTCTTCACGCGGAAGATGGGGTTCTCCGACGTGAAGGTCGCCGCCGCCGAGCGCGCCGCGGACAACTACACGTTCTTCATCGTGTACGCCCGCTCGGGCATGTACCTGGACTACGCCGAAATCGACGTGCCCGAGGTCGTGGTCAAGAAGATGTCCTTCGACGACCTCAACGCCTTCATCAAGGAGAAGGTGGGCCGGCGCATCGTGGTGTTCGGCGCGTGCACCGGCACGGACACGCACACGGTGGGCATCGACGCCATCCTGAACATGAAGGGCTACGCGGGCGACTACGGCCTGGAGCGCTATCCCTGGTTCGAGGCGTTCAACCTGGGCAGCCAGGTGCCCAACGAGGACCTCATCAAGAAGGCCATGGCGAAGAACGCCGACGCCATCCTGGTGAGCCAGGTCGTCACCCAGCGCGACGTGCACAAGGACAACTCGAGGCACTTCATCGATGCGGCGAAGGCGGCGGGCATCCACGGCAAGGTGCAGCTGCTGCTGGGCGGGCCTCGCGTGGACCACAAGCTGGCGCTGGAGCTGGGCTTCGACGCGGGCTTCGGTCCGGGCACCAAGCCGTCGGACGTGGCCAACTACATCGTCCACGCGCTCCTCAAGAAGGAGGGCAAGGAGCCCCAGGACATGCACTACCAGGGAGAGCCCAAGTGA
- a CDS encoding SDR family NAD(P)-dependent oxidoreductase encodes MDTELKGRGVLVTGGAGGIGTALVRAFADEGAKVAVHYRSNEDKARKLAEDVGGAALRADLTVESEVDALVPGAVAALGRLDVLVCNAGKYPAPDEALWDMSLARWRQTLADNLDSVFLCCRAFLRHVATTGTGNLVIISSTAGLFGEAGHTDYAAAKGALASGFVKSLKNELGRVAPLARVNVVCPGWTEVDRNRAKVAAPGFVKQVTRTMPLRKVGQPEDVARVVVTLASDRISGHVTGEVVTVAGGMEGRVLHDDV; translated from the coding sequence ATGGACACGGAGCTGAAGGGCAGGGGCGTCCTCGTCACGGGCGGCGCGGGCGGTATCGGCACGGCGCTGGTGCGTGCGTTCGCGGACGAGGGCGCGAAGGTGGCGGTGCACTACCGCTCCAACGAGGACAAGGCGCGGAAGCTGGCCGAGGACGTGGGCGGCGCGGCGCTCCGCGCGGACCTGACGGTGGAGTCGGAGGTGGACGCGCTCGTGCCCGGCGCGGTCGCGGCGCTGGGACGGCTGGACGTGCTCGTGTGCAACGCGGGGAAGTACCCCGCGCCCGACGAGGCCCTCTGGGACATGTCGCTCGCGCGTTGGCGCCAGACGCTGGCGGACAACCTGGACAGCGTCTTCCTGTGCTGCCGCGCGTTCCTCCGGCACGTGGCCACCACGGGGACGGGCAACCTCGTCATCATCAGCTCCACGGCGGGCCTGTTCGGCGAGGCCGGCCACACCGACTACGCGGCGGCGAAGGGCGCGCTCGCGAGTGGCTTCGTCAAGAGCTTGAAGAACGAGCTGGGGCGAGTCGCCCCGCTGGCGCGCGTCAACGTCGTGTGCCCCGGGTGGACGGAGGTGGACCGCAACCGGGCGAAGGTGGCGGCCCCCGGCTTCGTGAAGCAGGTGACCCGGACGATGCCCCTGCGCAAGGTGGGGCAGCCGGAGGATGTCGCGCGGGTCGTGGTGACACTGGCATCGGATCGCATCTCCGGCCACGTGACGGGAGAGGTCGTCACGGTGGCGGGGGGCATGGAAGGACGGGTGCTGCATGACGACGTTTGA
- a CDS encoding hotdog fold domain-containing protein, with product MSSHDAHYGGNLVDGARMLGLFGDVATELCIRADGDEGLFRAYDSVEFLAPVYAGDFIEAEGEIVSAGNTSRKMRFEARKVIRPRPDVNDSAADVLAEPVVVCRASGTCVVPKDKQRGQR from the coding sequence ATGAGCAGCCACGACGCCCACTACGGCGGCAACCTGGTGGACGGCGCGCGGATGCTGGGGCTGTTCGGCGACGTGGCCACGGAGCTGTGCATCCGGGCGGACGGCGACGAGGGCCTGTTCCGGGCCTATGACTCCGTGGAGTTCCTGGCGCCCGTGTACGCGGGGGACTTCATCGAGGCGGAGGGGGAGATCGTCAGCGCGGGCAACACGTCGCGCAAGATGCGCTTCGAGGCCCGCAAGGTCATCCGCCCGCGCCCGGATGTGAACGATTCGGCGGCGGACGTCCTGGCGGAGCCCGTGGTGGTGTGTCGTGCTTCGGGGACCTGCGTGGTTCCCAAGGACAAGCAGCGAGGTCAGCGATGA
- a CDS encoding lysine 5,6-aminomutase subunit alpha translates to MPGPFIEDAQIAQARKLAEEIVNPIFDLIRRNTTVSIERTVLRFFGISGAGARGVPLANLMVDKLKAAGVLNRGAAYWYGRALQLGAKSPLEAVERLTALPTDKLGPLPAEQEQKLRAEVREEARAALEDMKSRIAQRDALRQQFPMSPAPHKYVIVATGNIYDDVDQARAAAQAGADVIAVIRSTAQSLLDYVPHGATTEGYGGTYATQENFRIMREALDEESRKLKRYIQLTNYSSGLCMSEIAFCAAYERLDMLLNDAMYGILFRDINMRRTFIDQYFSRRICALAGIIINTGEDNYITTADAYDAAHTVIASQFINESFAKRAGLKDWQLGIGHSYEIDPYRDDTLLLELSQAMLVRRCFPDAPLKYMPPTKHKETDIFFSHAYDVMADLVAIWTRQGIQLLGMMTEAMHTPLLADRYVALKSANYIHRAARGIDEEFTVREDGKIANRAREVFGQAMKLLQECRDEGMVAAIGKGHFGDVKREETGGKGLDGVLEKSSDYFNPFLEILEAT, encoded by the coding sequence ATGCCAGGCCCGTTCATTGAAGACGCGCAGATTGCACAGGCGCGCAAGCTGGCGGAGGAGATCGTCAACCCGATCTTCGACCTCATCCGCCGCAACACCACTGTTTCCATCGAGCGCACCGTGTTGCGCTTCTTCGGTATTTCCGGGGCGGGGGCCCGGGGGGTTCCGCTCGCCAACCTGATGGTCGACAAGTTGAAGGCCGCCGGGGTGCTCAACCGGGGCGCCGCCTACTGGTATGGGCGGGCGCTCCAATTGGGCGCGAAGAGTCCGCTGGAGGCCGTGGAGCGGCTGACGGCGCTGCCCACCGACAAGCTGGGCCCGCTGCCGGCGGAGCAGGAGCAGAAGCTGCGCGCGGAGGTCCGCGAGGAGGCCCGGGCGGCGTTGGAGGACATGAAGTCCCGCATCGCCCAGCGCGACGCGCTCCGGCAGCAGTTCCCCATGTCTCCCGCGCCGCACAAGTACGTCATCGTGGCCACGGGCAACATCTACGACGACGTGGACCAGGCCCGGGCGGCGGCCCAGGCGGGCGCGGACGTCATCGCCGTCATCCGGTCGACGGCCCAGTCGCTCCTGGACTACGTGCCCCACGGCGCGACGACGGAGGGCTACGGCGGCACCTACGCCACCCAGGAGAACTTCCGCATCATGCGCGAGGCCCTGGACGAGGAGAGCCGCAAGCTCAAGCGCTACATCCAGCTGACCAACTACTCGTCTGGTCTGTGCATGTCGGAGATCGCCTTCTGCGCGGCCTACGAGCGGCTGGACATGCTCCTCAACGACGCGATGTACGGAATCCTCTTCCGCGACATCAACATGCGTCGCACCTTCATCGACCAGTACTTCAGCCGCCGCATCTGCGCCCTGGCCGGCATCATCATCAACACCGGCGAGGACAACTACATCACCACGGCGGACGCGTACGACGCGGCCCACACCGTCATCGCCAGCCAGTTCATCAACGAGTCCTTCGCCAAGCGCGCGGGCCTGAAGGACTGGCAGCTGGGCATCGGGCACTCGTACGAGATCGACCCGTACCGCGACGACACGCTCCTCCTGGAGCTGTCGCAGGCGATGCTGGTGCGCCGCTGCTTCCCGGACGCGCCGCTGAAGTACATGCCGCCCACCAAGCACAAGGAGACGGACATCTTCTTCAGCCACGCGTACGACGTGATGGCGGACCTGGTGGCCATCTGGACGCGGCAGGGCATCCAGCTGCTGGGCATGATGACCGAGGCCATGCACACGCCGCTCCTGGCGGACCGGTACGTGGCGCTCAAGTCGGCCAACTACATCCACCGGGCGGCGCGCGGCATCGACGAGGAGTTCACCGTCCGCGAGGACGGGAAGATCGCCAACCGCGCCCGCGAGGTCTTCGGCCAGGCGATGAAGCTGCTCCAGGAGTGCCGTGACGAGGGCATGGTGGCGGCCATCGGCAAGGGGCACTTCGGCGACGTGAAGCGCGAGGAGACCGGCGGCAAGGGGCTCGACGGCGTGCTGGAGAAGTCGTCCGACTACTTCAACCCGTTCCTGGAAATCCTGGAGGCAACATGA
- a CDS encoding ChaN family lipoprotein — MRDSLALHLALFRRQRAQIARVVDGQTDAFRAYEARYRRRTSSYRRVLPLSDVHQRVRASDVVYVGDYHTLPLAQQTYLELVERALGTGRRVVLALECIEGRHQSALDAWSAGRLSERSLLARLGHGTQDTGFGPGATVRTLLAFARRHRLEVVGIDRRAQGERSLALRDAYAAERIARVARSGDRPLVLVLVGQYHIAPCHLPAQVERALGDDARRGLVVYQNAEGVWWRLARESQMGTAEAVELADDTVCVLNASPVVCQQSFLDYLEAESGDSPLIDRGASERFREMAALIGRLAGVPVVRALESVEVATVADGDVLARIQRRGRFTQAELSQLRRHILSRESSYIPRARTAYLASLSLNHAAEEAAHFVRHCAVGDAMEAPRSASEAFYARCMEEALGFFGSRLVNPRRTCLGLAEWAKRFGETRGVDRQVAAFVLAHQAAEVEAPEEAVKLLPLRKDRLFHGVSHALGYLLGDRLYRAFDAGQVDKGEVRALFRDPFADARASYFTWAERLRA, encoded by the coding sequence ATGCGCGACTCGCTCGCCCTGCACCTCGCCCTCTTCCGTCGTCAGCGGGCGCAAATCGCCCGCGTGGTGGACGGGCAGACAGATGCCTTCAGAGCCTACGAGGCCCGCTACCGGCGGCGGACGTCCAGCTACCGGCGCGTGCTGCCCCTGAGCGACGTGCACCAGCGGGTGCGCGCCTCGGACGTGGTGTACGTGGGCGACTACCACACGCTGCCGCTCGCGCAGCAGACTTACCTGGAGCTCGTCGAGCGCGCGCTGGGCACGGGACGCCGCGTCGTCCTCGCCCTCGAGTGCATCGAGGGTCGCCACCAGTCCGCCCTCGACGCCTGGAGCGCGGGGCGACTCTCGGAGCGCTCGCTGCTGGCGCGCCTGGGCCATGGGACCCAGGACACGGGCTTCGGCCCCGGCGCCACCGTGCGCACCCTGCTCGCCTTCGCCCGTCGCCACCGCCTGGAGGTCGTGGGAATCGACCGCCGCGCCCAGGGTGAGCGCTCACTCGCACTGCGGGACGCATACGCCGCCGAGCGCATCGCGCGGGTGGCCCGCTCCGGCGACCGACCCCTCGTCCTGGTCCTGGTGGGCCAGTACCACATCGCCCCCTGTCACCTCCCAGCGCAGGTGGAGCGCGCGCTCGGTGACGACGCGCGTCGTGGGCTGGTGGTGTACCAGAACGCGGAGGGCGTCTGGTGGCGACTGGCCCGCGAGAGCCAGATGGGCACGGCCGAGGCGGTGGAGCTGGCCGACGACACCGTGTGCGTCCTCAACGCCTCGCCCGTCGTCTGCCAGCAGAGCTTCCTGGACTATCTCGAGGCCGAGTCCGGTGACTCGCCGCTGATCGACCGCGGCGCGTCGGAGCGCTTCCGGGAGATGGCGGCGCTGATCGGCCGGCTCGCGGGGGTGCCGGTGGTGCGCGCGCTGGAGTCGGTGGAGGTCGCCACGGTGGCGGACGGCGACGTGCTCGCGCGCATCCAGCGACGCGGGCGCTTCACCCAGGCGGAGCTGTCCCAGCTGCGCCGCCACATCCTCTCGCGCGAGAGCAGCTACATCCCGCGCGCGCGCACCGCGTACCTGGCCTCCCTGTCACTGAACCACGCGGCGGAGGAGGCCGCGCACTTCGTGCGGCACTGCGCGGTGGGCGACGCGATGGAGGCGCCCCGCTCCGCCTCCGAGGCGTTCTATGCGCGGTGCATGGAGGAGGCGCTCGGCTTCTTCGGCTCGCGGCTGGTGAACCCGCGCCGCACCTGCCTGGGGCTCGCGGAGTGGGCGAAGCGCTTCGGCGAGACCCGGGGCGTGGACCGGCAGGTGGCCGCCTTCGTGCTGGCCCATCAAGCCGCGGAGGTGGAGGCACCCGAGGAGGCCGTGAAGCTGCTGCCCCTGCGCAAGGACCGCCTGTTCCACGGCGTCAGCCACGCGCTGGGCTATCTGCTCGGCGACAGGCTCTATCGCGCGTTCGACGCGGGCCAGGTGGACAAGGGCGAGGTGCGGGCCCTGTTTCGTGATCCCTTCGCGGACGCGCGCGCCTCGTACTTCACCTGGGCCGAGCGCCTGCGCGCCTGA
- a CDS encoding 3-keto-5-aminohexanoate cleavage protein: protein MSPPMVITAAMVGAETTRAQTPHLPITAEEIAEDAARCREAGAAMVHLHVRTAEGKPSQDAELFRAAIRAIRARTDVLIQTSTGGAVGMTVDERCGPLTLTGADRPDMATLTTGTVNFGEEVFWNPRPLVRDIAKRIRALGLRPELECFDVGMIDEARYLAKEGLVELPAHFDFVLGVPGTLQARPEVLDFMIASLPEGSTWTVAGVGRFQLPFVEEAAKRGGNARVGLEDNIYVSKGVLAKGNWELVADAAKRARAQGRELATPQQARELLRLG from the coding sequence ATGAGTCCTCCCATGGTCATCACGGCGGCGATGGTGGGCGCGGAGACGACGCGCGCCCAGACGCCGCACCTGCCCATCACCGCCGAGGAGATCGCCGAGGACGCCGCGCGCTGTCGCGAGGCGGGCGCGGCGATGGTGCACCTGCACGTGCGCACGGCGGAGGGCAAGCCGTCCCAGGACGCGGAGCTGTTCCGGGCGGCCATCCGCGCCATCCGCGCGCGCACGGACGTGCTCATCCAGACGTCCACGGGCGGCGCGGTGGGCATGACGGTGGACGAGCGCTGCGGCCCGCTGACGCTGACGGGCGCGGACCGGCCGGACATGGCCACGCTCACCACCGGCACGGTGAACTTCGGCGAGGAGGTGTTCTGGAACCCGCGCCCGCTCGTGCGGGACATCGCGAAGCGCATCCGCGCCCTGGGCCTGCGCCCGGAGCTGGAGTGCTTCGACGTGGGGATGATCGACGAGGCCCGCTACCTGGCGAAGGAAGGGCTCGTCGAGCTGCCGGCGCACTTCGACTTCGTGCTCGGGGTGCCGGGGACGCTGCAGGCGCGGCCGGAGGTGCTGGACTTCATGATCGCCTCGCTGCCGGAGGGCTCCACCTGGACGGTGGCCGGGGTGGGGCGCTTCCAGCTCCCGTTCGTGGAGGAGGCGGCGAAGCGCGGCGGCAACGCCCGCGTGGGCCTGGAGGACAACATCTACGTGTCCAAGGGCGTGCTCGCGAAGGGCAACTGGGAGCTGGTCGCGGACGCCGCGAAGCGCGCCCGGGCCCAGGGCCGTGAGCTGGCCACGCCCCAGCAGGCGCGCGAGCTGCTGCGGCTGGGCTGA
- a CDS encoding class I SAM-dependent methyltransferase: MTTFDVDVRKYNREAWDRQVAAGDRWTVPVGPEVIAAARRGEWSIVLTPTKPVPREWFGDLVGKQVLCLAGSGGQQAPVLAAAGARVTVLDNSPAQLGQDRRVAEREGLELRLVEGDMRDLSVFEDGSFDLIFHPCSNCFVDDVRPVWREAFRVLRPGGVLLSGFSNPVIFLFDPALQEQGVLTIKYKMPYSDFTSLTDEERRRYTDKGEPLCVAHSLQDQVGGQLDAGFVLAGFFEDRHVAGDQVSEYFDGFIATRAVKPAGR, encoded by the coding sequence ATGACGACGTTTGACGTGGACGTGCGGAAGTACAACCGCGAGGCGTGGGACCGTCAGGTGGCGGCGGGGGACCGGTGGACGGTGCCGGTGGGGCCGGAGGTCATCGCGGCGGCGCGGCGCGGGGAATGGAGCATCGTGCTCACCCCGACGAAGCCGGTGCCGCGCGAGTGGTTCGGAGACCTCGTGGGCAAGCAGGTGCTCTGCCTCGCGGGCTCCGGGGGACAGCAGGCGCCGGTGCTCGCGGCGGCCGGGGCGCGCGTGACGGTGCTGGACAACTCCCCCGCGCAGCTCGGTCAGGACAGGCGCGTCGCCGAGCGCGAGGGCCTGGAGCTGCGCCTGGTGGAGGGCGACATGCGCGACCTCTCCGTCTTCGAGGACGGGAGCTTCGACCTCATCTTCCACCCGTGCTCCAACTGCTTCGTGGACGACGTGCGCCCGGTCTGGCGGGAGGCGTTCCGCGTGCTGCGACCCGGGGGCGTGCTCCTGTCGGGCTTCAGCAATCCGGTCATCTTCCTCTTCGACCCGGCGCTCCAGGAGCAGGGGGTCCTGACGATCAAGTACAAGATGCCCTACTCGGATTTCACCAGCCTCACGGACGAGGAGCGTCGGCGGTACACCGACAAGGGCGAGCCCCTGTGCGTCGCCCACTCGCTCCAGGACCAGGTGGGCGGGCAGCTCGACGCGGGCTTCGTCCTCGCGGGCTTCTTCGAGGACCGGCACGTCGCCGGTGACCAGGTCTCCGAGTATTTCGACGGGTTCATCGCCACCCGCGCGGTGAAGCCCGCGGGGAGGTAG
- a CDS encoding catalase — translation MKTRSLILTSVLFGGTALAANPPPLTTDTGAQVGTNQSSKTAGPRGGILLEDFHLIEKLARFDRERIPERVVHARGAGAYGVFESYGDFSNLTRASLFSTKGKKTPMFVRFSTVIHPSGSPETLRDPRGFALKFYTDEGNWDLVGNNLPVFFIRDAIKFPDMVHSLKPSPVTNKQDPNRFFDFFSHIPESTHMLTQVYSDLGIPANFRQMNGHGVHAFKFVNAKGEYRYVKFNWNSQQGIKTLTNEEAARVAGEDHQNATSDLYASIGSGKFPSWELTAQVLDPKDLDSFSFDPLDPTKIWPEDKVPSIKLGKFTLNKLPDNFFEETEQAAFSPGVQPSGIEPSEDRLLQGRLFSYADTQRYRVGANYQSLPVNRARAAVNNNNQGGSMNFANTKSDVNYEPSIARESQDAPAHLMSNLPLTGTTQQRPIDKSDNFAQAGAFYAALDAAGRERLVKNLAADLGQVRDAKVKARMVGHFFMANAEYGTRLAKAVGVKVDDAKAAVAPLASR, via the coding sequence GTGAAGACCCGCTCCCTCATCCTGACCAGCGTGCTGTTCGGCGGCACCGCGCTCGCGGCCAATCCGCCCCCCCTCACGACCGATACCGGCGCCCAGGTCGGTACCAACCAGAGTTCGAAGACGGCGGGGCCGCGTGGCGGCATCCTGCTGGAGGACTTCCACCTCATCGAGAAGCTGGCGCGCTTCGACCGTGAGCGCATCCCCGAGCGCGTGGTGCACGCGCGCGGCGCGGGCGCCTACGGCGTGTTCGAGAGCTATGGCGACTTCTCCAACCTGACGCGCGCGTCCCTCTTCTCCACCAAGGGGAAGAAGACGCCGATGTTCGTGCGCTTCTCCACGGTCATCCATCCGTCCGGCTCGCCGGAGACGCTGCGGGATCCGCGCGGCTTCGCGCTGAAGTTCTACACGGACGAGGGCAACTGGGACCTGGTGGGCAACAACCTGCCGGTCTTCTTCATCCGGGACGCCATCAAGTTCCCGGACATGGTGCACTCGCTCAAGCCGTCGCCCGTCACGAACAAGCAGGACCCGAACCGCTTCTTCGACTTCTTCTCCCACATCCCCGAGTCCACGCACATGCTGACGCAGGTGTACTCGGACCTGGGCATCCCGGCGAACTTCCGCCAGATGAACGGGCACGGCGTCCACGCGTTCAAGTTCGTCAACGCCAAGGGCGAGTACCGCTACGTCAAGTTCAACTGGAACTCGCAGCAGGGCATCAAGACGCTCACCAACGAGGAGGCCGCGCGCGTCGCCGGCGAGGACCACCAGAACGCCACGTCGGACCTGTACGCGTCCATCGGCTCGGGCAAGTTCCCCTCGTGGGAGCTGACGGCGCAGGTGCTGGACCCCAAGGACCTGGACTCGTTCTCCTTCGACCCGCTGGACCCCACGAAGATCTGGCCCGAGGACAAGGTCCCGTCCATCAAGCTGGGCAAGTTCACGCTCAACAAGCTGCCCGACAACTTCTTCGAGGAGACCGAGCAGGCCGCGTTCTCCCCGGGCGTGCAGCCCTCGGGCATCGAGCCGTCCGAGGACCGCCTCCTCCAGGGGCGTCTGTTCTCGTACGCCGACACCCAGCGCTACCGCGTGGGCGCCAACTACCAGTCGCTGCCCGTCAACCGCGCCAGGGCCGCGGTGAACAACAACAACCAGGGCGGCAGCATGAACTTCGCCAACACGAAGTCCGACGTGAACTACGAGCCGAGCATCGCCCGCGAGTCGCAGGACGCCCCCGCCCACCTGATGTCGAACCTGCCGCTGACCGGCACCACGCAGCAGCGCCCCATCGACAAGTCCGACAACTTCGCGCAGGCGGGCGCGTTCTACGCGGCGCTGGACGCGGCCGGGCGTGAGCGCCTGGTGAAGAACCTGGCCGCCGACCTGGGCCAGGTGCGCGACGCCAAGGTGAAGGCCCGCATGGTGGGCCACTTCTTCATGGCCAACGCCGAGTACGGCACCAGGCTGGCCAAGGCCGTGGGCGTGAAGGTCGACGACGCCAAGGCCGCCGTGGCCCCGCTCGCGTCCCGCTGA